One genomic region from Bradyrhizobium icense encodes:
- a CDS encoding TRAP transporter large permease → MFTHGVMPPIMFGTMILFMLVGFPVAFSLAAVGLFFGLIGIYTGHFEVQLMQALTFRFYGIISNELLLSIPFFTFMGALLERCGLAEDLLEGTGELFGRVPGGLAYAVIIVGAVLGAITGTVAASVIAMGVISLPVMVRYGYNMRLATGVIAASGTITQLIPPSLVLIVLADQLGRSVGDMYLGAIGPSILQVVIFILFIAFISLVRPQYMPPRPASDNQAMTWKLVGRVLRGMIPSIILIFLVLGTIGLGLATPTEAGAMGAIGAMALAGLHRRLTWPLVQQAMTSTMHLTSMVVFILIGSTCFSLVFQGMDGSLWIEHLLTDLPGGTVGFLLFVNVFVFFLAFFLDFFEIAFIIIPLLAPVAAKLGIDLVWFGVLLCVNMQTSFMHPPFGFALFYLRGIAPKEVLSSDIYWGALPWVGMQVVLVLVVICWPQSVTYWLSKSKVDTTNITIDIPMTEQPFSPIFK, encoded by the coding sequence ATGTTTACACATGGCGTCATGCCGCCGATCATGTTCGGCACGATGATCCTTTTCATGCTGGTTGGTTTCCCGGTTGCATTCTCGCTGGCTGCGGTCGGCCTCTTCTTCGGACTCATTGGAATCTACACCGGCCATTTCGAAGTGCAGTTAATGCAGGCGCTCACATTTCGATTCTACGGAATAATCTCGAACGAGCTCTTGCTCTCGATTCCGTTCTTCACTTTTATGGGAGCGCTGCTGGAGCGTTGCGGGTTGGCCGAAGATCTGCTCGAGGGTACCGGTGAGCTGTTCGGCAGGGTGCCGGGGGGTCTCGCATACGCCGTTATTATTGTCGGAGCGGTTCTCGGCGCGATAACGGGAACAGTCGCCGCCTCCGTAATAGCGATGGGCGTCATCTCCCTCCCGGTAATGGTCCGATATGGATACAACATGAGGCTGGCGACCGGCGTGATTGCAGCATCGGGTACAATTACGCAGCTCATTCCACCCTCCCTGGTTCTGATCGTGCTCGCGGACCAGCTCGGCCGATCGGTCGGGGACATGTATCTGGGAGCCATTGGCCCCTCAATTCTTCAAGTCGTGATATTCATCCTTTTTATCGCCTTCATATCACTTGTCCGCCCGCAATACATGCCTCCCCGCCCTGCGAGCGATAACCAGGCGATGACCTGGAAACTGGTCGGCCGCGTGCTGCGCGGAATGATCCCCTCGATCATCCTCATTTTTCTCGTGCTCGGAACGATTGGACTAGGCCTGGCGACCCCAACGGAGGCTGGCGCCATGGGCGCCATTGGGGCCATGGCGCTGGCAGGTCTGCATCGACGGCTAACCTGGCCGCTGGTCCAGCAGGCAATGACATCAACCATGCATCTGACTTCGATGGTTGTCTTCATCCTGATCGGCTCAACCTGCTTCAGCCTGGTGTTCCAGGGGATGGATGGCTCGCTCTGGATCGAGCACCTGCTGACTGACCTGCCAGGCGGCACCGTCGGCTTTCTCTTGTTCGTCAATGTCTTCGTGTTCTTTCTGGCTTTCTTTCTCGATTTCTTCGAGATTGCATTCATCATCATCCCGCTGCTCGCACCTGTGGCTGCCAAACTTGGAATCGACCTCGTTTGGTTTGGCGTGCTGCTTTGCGTCAATATGCAGACGTCGTTCATGCACCCGCCCTTCGGTTTCGCCCTGTTCTACCTGCGAGGGATTGCACCGAAAGAGGTGCTAAGCTCGGACATCTACTGGGGTGCGTTGCCCTGGGTCGGCATGCAGGTCGTTCTGGTTCTAGTCGTCATTTGCTGGCCTCAATCCGTGACATACTGGCTCTCGAAATCGAAAGTCGACACCACAAACATTACGATCGACATTCCAATGACTGAGCAGCCCTTCTCGCCCATCTTCAAGTAG